The region GTCACGATCAACCCTTCCGTTTCCTGCGGCCGGTGTTCCATCTGCCTCACCGGCGACACGCCGTACTGCAAGTCCTACGGCATCCTCGGAGAACACTCGAACGGGACGCTGGCGGAGTACGTCGTCGTCCCGGCACGCAACGTCGTGCCGCGGCCGGCGGGCATCGGCGCAGTTGAGGCTGGTTGCTACGGGCTGGCCTACGGCACGGCGATGCGCATGCTCCGGCGGTCGAACCTCCGTGCCGGCGACGTTCTGCTGGTCGTCGGCGTTGGCGGGGGTGTCTCCGGAGCAGCTCAACTGATCGGACGGGCCATGGGCGCGGATGTGTATGTGACGTCGCGGAGCCCCGACAAGATTGCGGCCGCACTCGAGATGGGAGCCGCCGGAGGCTTCGACTCCAGCGGAGAGTTCGCCAGGGATTTGAAGAAGACGATCGGGCGGGGTGCCGATGTTGTCATCGAGAACGTCGGGCCGGCGACCTGGGCCCAGTCGATCCGGTCACTCGAGTCGGGTGGCCGCCTGGCCATCTGTGGTTCCACGAGCGGACCCAAAGTCGAGATCTCTGTGCCCTATCTGTTCTTCAAGCAGTTGGAGATCATCGGTTCGACGATGTTCGACCACTCAGAGTTCGAGCGGGTGACGCGGCTGATCGACGGAGGGGCTGTTCCAGTCGTCGTCGATTCGGTGTACCCGTTCGAGGATTTGCCGGACGCTGTTGCTCGCCTGGACTCCGGACTACAGCGGGGCAAGGTAGCCATCCGGCACGGTTGATGCCCTCGATTTCGCTTTGGCATTGAAGCGGGGTGTAGCGCTATTCTCTTGCCACTGACGTTTCCCGATTCCGGTCGGGTTCACGCCACGGGGGCGTGGTGAAGTCTGGAGTTCACGCCGGCCTGTCAAGCCGGAGGTCGCGAGTTCAAATCTCGTCGTCCCCGCCAGAGACCCCGCTTGCCGGGGTTTCTTGGTCAGGTAGCTCAGTTGGTAGAGCGCTGGTCTGAAAAACCAGAGGTCGGCGGATCGATCCCGCCCCTGACCACGAGAACCCGACTCCCCGAGTCGGGTTCTTCGGGCTTCATCCCGGTTTGCCCCGGGCTATCGGAATCACCCACTCCAGACCCGACGGCTCCCGGCTATGCCGGAGGGCGGTTCACCGCAGGTACTCTGCGACCGAGACGCCATCGGCCGCCTTGCACACGTAGATCGAGGCATGGCGCCCGACGATGCTGAGGTACCTCTGCGCCACCTCACCGGAGAAGGCCTCCACGCTCTCCGTCGCGACCAGGGCAACGGCACAGCCGGCGAAACCTCCACCCGTCATCCTTGCTCCAAGGCAACCGGCGGCGGATCCTGCCGCCTCCACGATGGAATCGAGTTCATGACCGGAGACCTCGAAGTCGTCGCGCAAGCTCCGGTGGGAAGCGGCCATCAGTTCTCCCATACCTTCAGCGTCACCCGTTCGAAGGGCGTCGACCGCCGCCAGGGTGCGCCGGTTCTCACCAACGACATGGCGTGCCCGTTTTGCCAGAACCGGATCATGGAAGACCGTCGAATCCAATGCCTCCTGCGAGAGGTCGCGGAGCGATGGCACTCCGGAGGCGCGGGCCGCCGCCTCGCACTGCCGGCGGCGCTCGTTGTAGCGGCTCTCGGTCAAACGGCGGCGAGTACCCGTGTCGAGGATCACGACGCTGACGCCGGCCGGTATGGCGACGGGCGTCATATCGAGTGTCCGGCAGTCGATGAGCAGCGCGTGGCCCGCACGACCGGCCGCGCAAACCAGCTGGTCCATGATCCCGCTGTTGATTCCGACCCAGTCGTTCTCGGCCCGTTGCGAGAGTCTGGCGGCCTCGACCGGATCCCAGTCATCTCCGGTGAGAGCGGAGAACAACCGCGCCATCCCGACCTCCAGGGATGCAGACGACGAAAGGCTGGCTCCCAGGGGAATGTCACCGGCGATGAAACCATCGAATCCACGAGACGCTCCGGCCCCGACCGCCCAGGCAACTCCTTTGACGTACTCGATCCAGGTCTCGCCGCCCCTCTCCAGGTCGTCGAGGTCGAACCCGCCGGTGCCGAAACCTTCGGAAACGAGCTTCACCCGGCGATCCCCTCGAGCACCGGCGGCTATGACCGTTGTCCGGTCGATGGCCATCGGCAAGACGAACCCGTCGTTGTAATCGGTGTGCTCTCCGATCAGATTGACCCGACCGGGCGAAGTGACGATCAGATCGGGTTCTCGACCGAATCGACCCTTGAAACCTTCGATCGCGGCGAGCTCAATCGACATGCACAGCACCCTTCGACAGGTAGTGGGTAGACGGGACGGACCGCAGCAGAGCGGCAGCCTCTTCCGCACTGAGGTCACGTTGGGGCTCGGCCAGCAGTTCGTAACCGACCATGAACTTGCGTATCGAAGGAGAACGGAGGAGCGGAGGGTAGAAGTGCGCGTGGAGTTGCCAGTGATCGATGTCGCCGATGCCGAAGGGAGCACCGTGCCACCCCATCGAGTAGGGGAACGGGTACCGGAACAGGTTGTCGTATCGGATCATCAACTCGTTGAGGAGGCGGGCCAGGTCCAATCGAGCGGCGTCGCCGAGATCGGGTAGGCGCCGAAACGGCAGGCGCGGAAGAAGCAGGACCTCAAACGGCCACATCGCCCAGTAGGGCACGACGGCCAGCCAGGAATCGCTGGAGGCAACCACCCGGTCGCCGAGTTCGCTCTCCTTCTCCGCATAGTCGACAAGCAGCAGGCCGCCGTTCTCGCGGTGATAGTCCTCCTGGCGAGCGTTCTCGGACTCGGCTTCGGTCGGAAGAGCAGACCCTGCCCAGATTTGACCGTGGGGATGAGGACTCGAAGCACCCATCGCCGAGCCGGAGTTCTCGAAGACCTGCACCCATTGATACTCGGATCCCAGCTCCTCGGTCTGCGCCGCCCAGACATCGACCACGGCATTGATCGAATCGGGATCCATCCGGGCGAGCGTCAGGTCGTGGCGAGGGGAGAAGCACACCACCCGGCAGGTTCCGGATTCCGGTTCAGAGCGGAAGAGCGGGGTCCCGGCGTTGTGGCCCGGCCGAACCTCCGGCCGCAACGCGGGGAAGTCGTTGACGAACACGAACGTGGCTTCGTAGTCGGGGTTGACCTCTCCCCCTGCGCGGACGTTTCCCGGGCACAGATAGCAGGACGGGTCGTGGGGATTTCGCACACCGGCGGTGTCTGGCTCTACGCCGCCCTGCCACGGGCGAGCCGTCCGGCCGGTCGAAACGAGGACCCAGCGACCGGTGAGCGGATTGAACCGACGATGAGCCCCCACAGGTGAAGGCACAGTCATGACCCGAAGCAGTCGGGACCACCCATCAGTCCGCTACCTCGACCGCGGTCCCCGCCTCCCGCAACAGGGCAATCACCTCGGGAGGAGCCGACCGGCCGGTTATCACGAGGTCGACATCGGCCAGGCCGGTCACCTTGGCAACGCTGATGCTGTTGATCTTGGATCCGTCGGCAACCACGACACACCTCTGGGCTGCCCGGATCATCATCTTCTTGACCATCGCCTCCGGCAGGTTGATGCTGGTGACTCCCTCCTCGGGATGCACTCCATTGCAGCCGATGAAGGCGGTGTTGACATTGATCTGGGACAGAATCGCGTCGGACAACGGCCCGACGAGGGAGTGCTGACGGGGTCTCAGCGTGCCTCCGGTAACGACAACGGAGAGTCCGGGCACCCCTTTCTCCAACTCGAGAGCCACGTTGAGGCCGTTGGTGAACACCACCACGTCTTCGAGGTTGTCACGGACGACCAGGGACCGGGCTACCGCAGCCGATGTCGAACCGACATCGAGGATCACCGTTTCCCCGGAGGACACCATGCCGGCCGCCGCGCGACCGATTGCTGCTTTCTCTGAGGCAGCGGTGGTCTCCGACTCCTCGACGCTCGGCTCAGACCGGCGGCGCCTGGTGCGCAGGACTGCGCCGCCGTGGACCCGCTGCAACCCGCTGTCGGTCGAAAGGGCGTCGAGGTCGGATCGAACGGTGACCTCGGAGACTCCAAAGAGCCTGCTGAGGTCCGAGACGCGCATGAACTCGCGCTCGCGGATGAGGGCCAGCATGCGACTGCGGCGAAGCGAAGGGGGGACGTTCTCCACAAACACCAACTTACGATTACTTCCGACTGTTTGTCAAGGCGCAAGTCAAAGGCTTTCGTCTTGACAAATATTCCAAAACAGTCGTAGGTTAGAGGGTGCGGTTCACGTGACCGCAATCCCTAGGAGGTTCTATGGGTAAAACCAAACTCATTCGTCTGCTGGCAGCCGTACTTGCGTTCTCAATGATCGCAGCGGCATGTGGTGGAGATGAGGAAACTGCCGACACGACTGCCACGACGGCAGCCGGCGAGGCACAACAGGTCGAGGTCTTCTCTTGGTGGACCGGTGGCGGTGAGGCAGCAGGCCTCGACGCCATGATTGAGGTGTTCGCCGGGACCGACCCAGACATCGAGTTCATCAACTCGGCAGTCGCCGGTGGCGCAGGCACCAACGCCCGCGCCGTCCTGGCGTCCCGCCTGCAGGCCAATGATCCGCCGGACAGCTGGCAGGGCCACGCCGGGCAAGAACTGATCGGCACCTACGTGGCCGCCGGCCAAATCGAGCCGCTCAACTTCCTGTACGACGAGATGGGCTGGCTGGACGTCATGCCCGAGACGCTGATTCCGCTGATCAGCGACGGTGGCAACATCTACTCGGTGCCGGTGAACATCCACCGTGCCAACGTGCTGTGGACCAACCCGACCGTCCTCGCCGACAACGGCATCGACGTTCCCGAGTCGCTCGACGACTTCTTCGCCGCCTTGGACACTCTCCAGGCTGCCGGAATGGATGCTCCGCTCGCCATGGGTGAGCAGTGGACTTCGATGCACCTGCTCGAGACCATCATGCTCGCCTCGCTGGGCGCAGACGGTTGGAACGGACTGTGGGACGGATCGACCGGCTGGGACAGCGCGGAAGTGACGAAGGCCCTCGAGGACTACGCCAAGGCGCTGACCTACACCAACGCCGATGCTTCAGCCCTCTCCTGGCAGGATGCCGGGCAGTTGGTGCTCGACGGCGACGCCGCCTTCAACATCATGGGCGACTGGGCCGAGGGTTTCTACCGTGAACTCGGTATGGAGCCGAACGTCGACTTCGGTTGGGCTCCGGTCCCCGGGACGAGTGGCTTGTTCCAGTTCCTCTCGGACAGCTTCGTGCTGGCCAAGAACGCACCTCATCGTGACGCGGCCATCGCCTGGCTCAAGGTTGCCGGTTCGCTTGAAGGCCAAGACGCTTTCAACCCCGTCAAGGGATCGATCCCGGCGCGGAGTGACGGCGATCGCAGCCTCTACGGCGAGTACCTGCTCTCGGCCATGGACGACTGGGCCAGCAACCGCGTGGTCGGAAGCTTGACCCACGGTGTTGTTGCCAACGACTCCTGGAAATCGGAGATCGACACGGCGCTCGGCCTGTTCCTGGTCGACGGCGATGTCGC is a window of Acidimicrobiia bacterium DNA encoding:
- a CDS encoding UDP-glucose--hexose-1-phosphate uridylyltransferase, translating into MTVPSPVGAHRRFNPLTGRWVLVSTGRTARPWQGGVEPDTAGVRNPHDPSCYLCPGNVRAGGEVNPDYEATFVFVNDFPALRPEVRPGHNAGTPLFRSEPESGTCRVVCFSPRHDLTLARMDPDSINAVVDVWAAQTEELGSEYQWVQVFENSGSAMGASSPHPHGQIWAGSALPTEAESENARQEDYHRENGGLLLVDYAEKESELGDRVVASSDSWLAVVPYWAMWPFEVLLLPRLPFRRLPDLGDAARLDLARLLNELMIRYDNLFRYPFPYSMGWHGAPFGIGDIDHWQLHAHFYPPLLRSPSIRKFMVGYELLAEPQRDLSAEEAAALLRSVPSTHYLSKGAVHVD
- a CDS encoding ABC transporter substrate-binding protein; amino-acid sequence: MGKTKLIRLLAAVLAFSMIAAACGGDEETADTTATTAAGEAQQVEVFSWWTGGGEAAGLDAMIEVFAGTDPDIEFINSAVAGGAGTNARAVLASRLQANDPPDSWQGHAGQELIGTYVAAGQIEPLNFLYDEMGWLDVMPETLIPLISDGGNIYSVPVNIHRANVLWTNPTVLADNGIDVPESLDDFFAALDTLQAAGMDAPLAMGEQWTSMHLLETIMLASLGADGWNGLWDGSTGWDSAEVTKALEDYAKALTYTNADASALSWQDAGQLVLDGDAAFNIMGDWAEGFYRELGMEPNVDFGWAPVPGTSGLFQFLSDSFVLAKNAPHRDAAIAWLKVAGSLEGQDAFNPVKGSIPARSDGDRSLYGEYLLSAMDDWASNRVVGSLTHGVVANDSWKSEIDTALGLFLVDGDVAAFQTALVAAQVASG
- a CDS encoding alcohol dehydrogenase catalytic domain-containing protein, which encodes MRAWVLNETNGPESFTLQEVPTPDPGPGEVRVKLEVSALNHLDLWVSRGMPAPHRFPHIAGADGTGVVEAIGDDVASVSPGDSVTINPSVSCGRCSICLTGDTPYCKSYGILGEHSNGTLAEYVVVPARNVVPRPAGIGAVEAGCYGLAYGTAMRMLRRSNLRAGDVLLVVGVGGGVSGAAQLIGRAMGADVYVTSRSPDKIAAALEMGAAGGFDSSGEFARDLKKTIGRGADVVIENVGPATWAQSIRSLESGGRLAICGSTSGPKVEISVPYLFFKQLEIIGSTMFDHSEFERVTRLIDGGAVPVVVDSVYPFEDLPDAVARLDSGLQRGKVAIRHG
- a CDS encoding DeoR/GlpR family DNA-binding transcription regulator, whose amino-acid sequence is MENVPPSLRRSRMLALIREREFMRVSDLSRLFGVSEVTVRSDLDALSTDSGLQRVHGGAVLRTRRRRSEPSVEESETTAASEKAAIGRAAAGMVSSGETVILDVGSTSAAVARSLVVRDNLEDVVVFTNGLNVALELEKGVPGLSVVVTGGTLRPRQHSLVGPLSDAILSQINVNTAFIGCNGVHPEEGVTSINLPEAMVKKMMIRAAQRCVVVADGSKINSISVAKVTGLADVDLVITGRSAPPEVIALLREAGTAVEVAD
- the galK gene encoding galactokinase, which produces MSIELAAIEGFKGRFGREPDLIVTSPGRVNLIGEHTDYNDGFVLPMAIDRTTVIAAGARGDRRVKLVSEGFGTGGFDLDDLERGGETWIEYVKGVAWAVGAGASRGFDGFIAGDIPLGASLSSSASLEVGMARLFSALTGDDWDPVEAARLSQRAENDWVGINSGIMDQLVCAAGRAGHALLIDCRTLDMTPVAIPAGVSVVILDTGTRRRLTESRYNERRRQCEAAARASGVPSLRDLSQEALDSTVFHDPVLAKRARHVVGENRRTLAAVDALRTGDAEGMGELMAASHRSLRDDFEVSGHELDSIVEAAGSAAGCLGARMTGGGFAGCAVALVATESVEAFSGEVAQRYLSIVGRHASIYVCKAADGVSVAEYLR